The nucleotide window AGCTGCTGTGATCtgacaacaatgctgcagtgCTCCGGATTCCAGAGCAGAGTAGTCACCTGCATGTAGGCTGTGCTTGCTTGCATTGCGGTGCGATGGAACAATCTTACATGGCATGTAGCTTTTAGCAACACTgcacatttataagcatttagCCCCTCAATTGGCACCTGGCCACACTTTGTCTTGACTGGAATGCTGAAATCCTCCCATCAACTGCATCAGCCTGTGACCATGGCTTACACTGGTTTAGGTACTCATCTTCTTTTAATTGAGATGATTTGTTTGTAGCTTTGTATTTGCACTTATGGCTCTATAGACCCTAATGGAAGGACAGACTATTACCAGTCTAGCTTGGCCCTGGTAGCTTTAAAGTTTCACAATCCTTTAAATCAGCAATTTCCAAGTCTCTCTGTGCACCCCAATGTGAGATTTTGAAGCTCTTATTTTGTAGATCTGCACTTATGTCTCATTTATTACAAAGGTAAGCCTTGTTCCCTGTAGTATTtctacatattgtatattatgaaGAATGCTGCAGGAGGCTGTGGGGTGATAAGCAGGGACCTCTTGGCAGGGAGTCTCCTAAAATCCTTTGGATGACTTCACCATTCACACTTTACACGTTGTTCTGGTTTACCTGTGTTTGAGACATTTATTACATAGCacatgtgccaatgtattctgTATGCAAAACCCGCCATCTGTCACTAGGGGGAGCCCCATACTCACACAGTTGTGAGATTGCAAGATGCAAAGACCTCCATGCAGGTTTGAAGCCTATTGGCCATGCTTAGTCACATGTTCCAATCAgataggtaaaatataaaatatataaaatatatatatttatatataaaatataaatatgataggCTGACATCCATCACTGCGGTTCGGCTTGATAAAAAGGGAGTCAAGAAAATGTTATCTGCTGTAAGAATAGCACCCCCATTAGTACATTGCTTTAACAAGAATTGTCAGTGTTGTTTCAAAAACTGTTAAAGCTCAAGTCCAGCCAAATTCTattattctccccagaattttttttatgctggataggaaaaagctgtaggcgtGTTGCAGCCTCTTGTGACCCAACTTATGTAACCATCCAAAACTAGCCAGGGGGTTGCTGAAAAGTGTCAGGTggcgcacccagctaaaaggggttggggatagcactgcattttatttttttttgtatagagcaTGGAACGGTTAGATCAGGATTCATTGCTGTCTTGTGTCACCACTGGGTTGCTTCTGCTCTCTTAATTGCTGGGTGTTAGGGGTGAAAGAAGTAAGAGACAGGAAATGATGAAAAATCTCTCCACCCTCCTATACATAGCCTGTCCAGAGAGGAGAGCTGTGGGCGGGATCTAACAGACCCACCCAGTACAGGAAgtgggtggatacaagaccaatcatccagcacaaggagagagagcagcagtgattggtctttattataggaagctCTTTAACTATAACATTGAACTGCTGCACAGATATAGGAGAAGTTCAAAAAAGCAGACCAAGATTCAAATAAGGATATataggattattttttaaaacatttatatatatatatcagtgttaaacccagaatggtttttaagctgggtgggaagaagcggTAGGCTgatggtagcccctgtattgtgacccagcttttcagtaaccacccaaaaaaaagccgggtggtcactaaaaagtgccaggcggtgcgcccagctaaaagtggtgGGGGAAAAGTTTGTATATACTAATATATGTAATCTATATTTTCTCTAATGGAGTCACAGACGGCAATGAAAACCTGACCGAGGTTCTGATCTTTCCACACTCTGGCTGGAATTTGGCTTTCATGAAATGTTAGGTAAGATTTGCTGCAGAGGCTAATGCaaaagtttgggcacccctgttcaACTCACAAGTTTGCTAAATTTTTCtccaaacttttaaagttttatctCTAGGCTTAAATTGTCATCTATTGCTGGAATCCTCCTGTAAGTACACGGTTCAGCCCATCTAATGGTATTTACCCGTCTAATGGGTGATTATAGGAAAACAACCAGAAACATCTGACGTTTTACGTTCTTGGTCATCACTCCTCCCCCAGCCAGGTGATTGGTCAATGAGAAACCAGCAGCGGACTAATGGGGGTCCTCTTCTGTCTATGTATGCTGACATGTACAAATGTGGCCAAATCTGACCAAGATCATGAGAAAAAAAGACTAGGGAGCTATtgaaatatatgaatgtataataaGTCATATTCACTGGACATTCACTTAGGGATTTTATTAATACACAATGCCCTTAAAGGGACGGTCATGAAGCGTCTGTTGCTTTGTGATAGAATAACTTACAATACTGGAAAGAGTTGGCACTTGTTATTTGGAGGTATTATTGTGCCACCTTCAGGATTTTTTAGGTACTGCATCTCAGTTACGTGTAAAACAAGGGATTTGtgttgcatattttgttttttgtatgtttaaatgaGACTGGAGTAAAATGTAGACTGCCATGGATGACTTCTGCTCCTAAAAGTGCTAGATGATTGGCTGTTTTAGGGAGTTAAAGGGTATGTTAACCTTAACAACAAACTTTTCTTACTTGCTCCCCGTTTGGGCTGGTTAATATACCATTGAAACCATTCTGCCTGTTCAGCAAGTGCAAATACCTAATGATTCTGCCAGAAACTTTGTCTTTTGATAACTTCCTGTGTATTCCTGTTCTTTTATTGGCTACAACTGAACTAAtactgaaccccccccccccttgtgcCACGTAGGAAAAGGGGAGGTTATTGTAGTCCCGTCataggctgacaatgctgctcctccatacaTACAGTAAGGTGAGTGAGTGTTGTCCACCTGGGACCAGGAAATGTGTTGCTGGTAGGATCACTTGGAAAAGTTGACTTTATTTCCTGCATGCACGGTAGTGAGGATCAAAATGACGGTCAGTCAGCTAGGATTTCATAAGGTCCGCAATGGCAGTTTCCATACACATCACTGGCAGTAATGAAACCGAATCCCATTGGTGACAAACTTTCCTTTTCGAATACTTGATTCGTAGTTTAATCTGCTGGCAGAAACTAGATAAGCCaccaggtggcgctgtgccattAGACAcgaatataaagcatttttttattttattttttgttataattgtatTCGTCAAAGTTCAGCTTCACACTTCGGCCAATTTGATGTAAAGAAACAATTCGATCAACTTTGTGGATAAAATTTTTGGTATCAGTTTTGTCTTCGTAGGCTTTTGAAGTATACATGGTGCAAAGTTTCTCCAGATACAGCTGTGTAAAGTCGTTTACAGGTACAGCACTGGGTACTTCAAGAGCAAAGACTAGGCCGGGGGAACAAAAGCGGTACTAAATACTAGGCGTAGATTTAGGTTATGTTATTGCCCTGCTGTTGGTAATATATTGGTGTTTGAAGAACCAGCCTGCTATGTACTAATGTTAGGAGCACACAGAGCTTGTTCTATGTACTATGATGCAGTCCAATCCCCTCCTGTAACCCTCCGCCTGTGGGTAAAACCACGTACAAGGCCAGTGGCTAGAGTTATCTTAATTGCTGTTCTGCAGCTGAAGGCATTCACCATGCTAGCTTTTCCTGACTGTAGGAGCTCGGTGGTTCAGCCAGTCATTACCACCCCCTGGTTATCATTAAGACAAATTGGAATGGTTGGATTCCCTTTTTTAAAAGATGCGTGGTTATGGTGAGGCTTTAAGAGTTGTGGACGCCTGCCACAAATGTCATTGAATGCTCCTACATGCCTGGCAATTGATAATGGGTACCAGGAAGTATTAGTCATGTTTTCAAATGCCCATTAGAAGTTCATCTTAAAGTTCAGCATGATTTGCATGAAGTGACTAGAACTGGGACTTTACCCTCTATTGGGTTTACAAAACAGAGATTTTACCACCACCTATTACCCCCTCTCCCTCAGGGTATAGGGCTCAGAAAGATAGATTTTACCACCACCTCTCCCTCAGGCTAAAGGGGTTACAAAGACAGAGGTCTTGCCACTACCTTCCACCTATGTTCACCTCTCCTTCAGGCTGTAAAGGTTGTAAAGACAAAGATCTTACCACCACTTACCACCTCTCTCTATGGGATTATAGGGGTACCTAACTCTATAGGGGTTACAGAGACCACCTTTCCTTCAGGCTATAGGGTTTACAAAGGCAGAAGTCTTACCACCACCAACCATCTCTTACCCCCTCTTCCTCAGGGTATAGGGTACAAAGACACATTTTACCACCACCTCTCCCTCAGGGTGTAGGGGTTGCAAAGACAGCGATCCTACCCCTTCTCACCATTTCTCCTCTCAAGCTATAGGGGTTGCAGACAGATTTTACCACCTCTTCCTCAGGCAATAGGGTACAAATACAGGGATCTTACCACCTCTCTCCCAGGCTATGGGGGTTACAAAGGCAGAGATTGGGCCATGTCAGCCGCTGTGTTTTCTTGATACTAGTACATTCAGACTGGTTCTGTTTACCTTGCCCATTCTGGACCTTGTCACTATGATTTGGCAAGGTATCTCTGTAATACTGCTGGCTAGCTATGCAGACAATTCGTTTGATGTTTCCATGGCTAAGAGCCAAGTTGCTGGCAGTTTTGGGATAATTGTTCCCCAGACATGTGACATTTACATCCCGACCCATTAAGTTATGTCAGGTTAAAGGTCACACCACTGTTCAGGTGGCTTCATGATGGATGTGGTCTGAAAGAACTGTTTGTGCTGGCCTGACAATGTCATGTCCTGATCGCTGCATGAAATGTGATTAGTAGGGAAATATGATGTGGTAAATACTTACCTCCGGCACTTTCTAGAATACAGGCAGATCAGCAGCAATGTATTCTCAGTACCTCCAGCCCCTactatttgtacagcgctgtgcatttGGTGGCCCCATAGACTTCCAGGTATATTCAGTAAATAGAAGGCACTGGAAGCTTTAGCTGAGGGCAACGCTGCACTCCCCTCAACTAAGAACAGCACAGAGGTAAAGGAATGAACTCGTTACCCTTATCCTCTATTATCCTGGTGTAGCTCTATTTCCTGGAGCTCCAATAAGTCAAAATCCTTGTGGTCTGTACATGTCCTGGTAATTTGATTCCATGTTACAGCTCATGAACTCATCACTCCCACCTGCCACTAGCTGCCATTTAAAGctcagataattgtcacctgagacgAACAGTCGTGCTCATCTGGTCagaaatctgacatgtacagcgaTCCCCCaaagtcgttcatcaatctgccgtAGTGGATTCATGAACAACTGCTCTGGtcgaggagagcacagcggggttccACCTTGTTCATCCCCTCCCTATAGAACAGAACTGTGCTGTGggtacagcgctccttcattcTCAAATGATtacgaaagatcatttccagtgacaatcctctgacgCCTAGGCTGGAAGGAGCGGCCATATTACAGGGACCTCCTCTATGTCTGATGATTGGCTGGTATAAGTACCAACCACAGGAGCTGTATCATGTAAACATACAAAAACTGCTTCTGCATGCTACATCCTTTAATATTTAATGCCTTCTACTCAGGGcctttatattacaaatatattggcCCTTTAAAGTGAACTCCAGGCACACAACTGatgaaatgtgaatttatttaGGTTGTGGGTGAATTGTCCTTACTTCCTTTCCTGGTATCACTGAGGCCATTGCTTTGTGCTTGTTTCTCTTCTCTCCATTTATTCCTCCAAGGGGCCAATGACACTGCTAGGATCCCTGGAGCACCAGGCTCAGCCTATATCGGTATCCTAACCATCTccagtacaggaagtgaggggaaatctccccccCGTAGACACAGACAGCTTATAAATACCCAACAGGGAAACCAACTCCAAATCCCTCAGCCAACATATAGTCTGGGGTTCCTTTCTGGAGACACCGAGTCTTAGTCTGATCACACCTCATTCAGAATCTAAGTTTGTTTCctgttgatttaaaaaacatGGCATCATTGTGGGCAACACAACCAGTTTTTCCTTCAGACGCTGCCAATCACAAAGCCACAAATCTTTTCCCAATAGGATACCTTTGGGGTGAGCACAGTTTGTGTTGCCTGGCTGTCACTGGACACGAGCGTTGTGCTATAACCCGCCGGTACCTGGAGACTCCGCTCCTCACTCTGACATTCCTGCTGATACTTGAGTGCTTCATGCCACTCCGCTTACACTGgacaatttgtttttacattgttttttttttaattgatgtttgacctgttttttttcatgttgcactttatgttttattcaatgcgtttataatttattttcaacaaTAAGGTGCAAAAATACACACTgaagtttaaaaggaaaaaaataaacgtGTCTGGTGGTGTTATTtcttgatattatatatattgatataaaagtAATGAAAAGGGGGgtcatggagaaaagaaaaataggtgACACGAGTGCGACTACAACTTTGGTGTTTGTTGCAGGACCTGGGGGCAGAAGGAGGGCTGTGGGGCACATTAGAAGAATACTTGCcagcatatttttattacaggagTGCAgaatattctatttattaattaGTTGCACTATAAATTGAAAGTTCAGCTCTTAATGtttataacatggggaaatcCTAAAAATACAGTCAGATCTCAGCAATCCCCTActataaattactatatccacagctgacattatattagtgtggtggtcggagGACCACCGAtgctggtcattgagaagaatgttacaTAGCtgaaaacatcattggtgtctgttaaaactgacccgagagtcacaaattgctcaaggaacctctagcaccctctggaggatccctggggTTCTACAGAGCTCTGGTTAAGGCTGGGCACACAcgttcaattattgtcattggaaagaataagACTGGAAGATAAACGAACAAGcgttatacatacagcaccattctgagAATGATGTAGCTCTgtactctctcccccttcacttcatTACAGTCATTCATCATTTGTCGATCCGCAAAcaatgagcgttgtacacacagcaaattggacgagaaccattgcacgtgtgtttgTAACCTTACAAACACTGATTTAGGATGTGGTTCCTGATGGTACTGCTATGACAGGTCTGGACAGTAAGGGTACTTAAGGCAgaccaaaaaaaactttacataaaaaagtgaagcccctccccttcagtcttttttGTTGCAACCTATTGGCATATctctagtatttaaaaaaaaaaaaaaaaaacccaataatgAAATAGTGCAACCCCCTGGTTCAAAgcccaacattttaaatattgagtCAATTCTAGCACCCATATTACAAATAAGCAAAGTGTATTCCTTTCATGTAGTAATGTAATGCTAAGCTCCACCTCCCACACATCCTTATTGGCCTATTACTTTCATGGGCAGCCTGACTGACCAATGGGAATGTGCGGGAGCCAAAAGCAGAAGGCTTTTGATTGATCAAATACTTCCATGCATGTTTCTACTgggttatataaaatatttaaacaaaaaaaaaaaaaaaaccctggttctaaacacattgtaaaaaatatagagACAATTCTAGCAtctatatagttacatagtaaagttcaaccactaaggaaataattatatcccaggtataaaacgctatggacatagttgatgcagaggaagCCAAAGAAAACCCCACCCCTTTACAGCTCAAGGCTTAGACTCCCATTGGAGGGAATGACATCAGCAGACAGGCCTAGGAAGAGGCTGCATGTGATTGGTCTAGGGCAGTAGAGGAGAGCACTGGGTACTGCGGCAGTGAACAGCAAGGTAGGTTGTACTACAGCACCATTCCCTAGAATAAAGGGGCATTTAACCCTTGCCATAAGGAGGGAAAGGAAATATTTGTGGCAGATTTCTCCATGCATAAATAAAACACCAAACCTTTtaatttttactcattttaataaattgcagcgctttacaaattcCATTAAATTATCCTATAGAAATGAAGCGATATTCACAAAGTAAAATGTGGGGATGCCAGATCTTCCCGGCAGGCTGGATAGATCATTCCAAACTGTATCCAGGTCAAGCTGTGCCAGCCATCATGGACAGAATAACGTAAACCTTAAATAGTGCCGAGAGATCATGTAAACAATTTCTCTTCATGGTTGCAGATTGCAACTTTAAACACGAGAGTCAAGTTGTCTCTTGATAAGATTCCTTGGTGCAGCACAAAGCTCTCCCTTGTATTAATGCTGAACAAGACAACCACCAGCTGCACCAGGAAAATGTCTGCCAAGAGAGAACTTGCACCTGTTTTATGGACAGCTTAACTGCTAGAAAACCCCAATATATACAACGTGGTGTAAAATAGAGATCTCTCTGAAAGCAGCCCCAGTATGACCAGAAATGACGCCCGCATCTTCATGGGGGGTTCAGTCCAGAATATAAGAAATTCGGAGGGTGCGGTCACGAGCCGTCAAACGCTGATTGGTTCACGAACCACATTCTGTCTCTTCACCACGTAGATCTTCTGTCCGGAGACGGTGACAAAGAAAGAGTGCTCGCCGAACACAACTGTGCGGGAGAGAAAACACGGGTTTTATGATCATGTGACATTAAGAGACGGGTGTATGATCATGTGACATTAAAGGACCCCCCCCAGTTATCAGGATACGGGTACTCACTGCTCATGCGTTTGAATGGCATTTGGTCCCCGAGACCCTGGAAGCTGCAAGCCGCAGTCACCATCTCTCGGATCACACTGGCCAGATTTTCATCGTTTTCTAGGTCACCGGCACTCTAATAAAAAGAGAGGTCAGTCAGGTGGGTGAAAGCACTATAAGCTCCACCTCCCACACATCCCTATTGGTCTATTACTTTGATAGGCAGACTGACTGGCCAATAGGAATGCCCAGGAGGCAGACTGATCTGACAGGCAAAGCATCAATACTTCCACATAGTGTCGAGCCTGCTGCTAAGCTCCACCTCCCACATATCCCTATTGGCAGCCCAACCGCCAATAGAAATTTAGAAGAAGTACAATGCTGAGGTACTTCCACTTAGTGGCGGAGCTTGCTGCTAAGCTCCACCTCCTCTGTATCCCTATTGGCCTATTATATTGATGAGCAGGCTGACTGATCAATAGGAATGATCAGGAAGTCAGAGCTTGTTGCTAAGCTCCACCTCCCACTCATTCCTTTTGGCCTATTATTTAAATGGGCAGCCCGACCGCCAATAGAAATGTACAGGAAATAAAATGATCTGACATGAAAAGCTTTAGTACTTCCATGTATTTCTGCAGCTTGCTGCTAAGCCCCACCTCCTCTGTATCCCTATTGGCCAATCATTTTGATAAGCAGTCTGACTGGCCAGTCGCAATGAGCAGAAAGCAAAACATTCCGACAAGCAAATCGTATCCCTTCCATGTAGTGAAGTAATGCTAAGCTCCACCTCCCACACATCCTTATTGACCTATTACTTTGATTGGCAGCTTGACTGACCCAATAAGAATGTGCGGGAGGCAAAACATGGTGGGCAACCTTCAGTATGATCAGGAAGTGGATTGACAGTCAGTTTGGGAGGACGCTGCACCTCTTAGGTTCCTGCACTAGTAATCATCTTTTCCTCATAGTGAATCAGTCAGAAATAATAACCCCATATGGGTTCTAACCCTTCTATCATTTATTATAAGTCAAAGGAGTTCCATTGTTATTCTCATCACTGGAGAGATTTcttatcacttcctgtcccagcaGGAAGTGAAGTAAAATCTTTCCAACAGGTCAAGTTAAAACTCAACAAAACTTTTTGATTATTGGACACAGCTTTAAAAACATACTTACCGCCAACACGCCATCCTCGCTCATCACCAAATACCCCAACTGATCGGGAATCCGCTCCAGACCCTGGGTCAGTGTGGAGGTCTGagaatataaaaattaatgagacaaaattctttaaaaatgcagattCCTAACAAATAA belongs to Pyxicephalus adspersus chromosome 2, UCB_Pads_2.0, whole genome shotgun sequence and includes:
- the LAMTOR4 gene encoding ragulator complex protein LAMTOR4 isoform X2, encoding MTSTLTQGLERIPDQLGYLVMSEDGVLASAGDLENDENLASVIREMVTAACSFQGLGDQMPFKRMSIVFGEHSFFVTVSGQKIYVVKRQNVVREPISV
- the LAMTOR4 gene encoding ragulator complex protein LAMTOR4 isoform X1; the protein is MDFSPRHQVSKTSTLTQGLERIPDQLGYLVMSEDGVLASAGDLENDENLASVIREMVTAACSFQGLGDQMPFKRMSIVFGEHSFFVTVSGQKIYVVKRQNVVREPISV